The segment TCGTGGGCGATGGCCGGGGGCACCCTGCCGGGGAGGAGGGCCGCGGCGGTGGATCTCCGGGCCGAGTATATGAAGGAGAAAACCCCGTCGAACCGCACGGTCTCCATGAGCCTCATGGTCGCCTCAAAATCGCCCTCGTTCTCGCCGGGGAAGCCCACGATGCAGTCGGCCGTGAAGGCGATCCCGGGACATTGTTCTTTGAGGGCCTCGACCCTGGCAAGATACTCCGAGGAGGTGTAGCCTCTGTTCATGAGGGCGAGGACCCTGTCGGAGCCCGACTGGAAGGGAAGGTGGATCGATTCGCAGAGCGTCTTCAAGGTGCCGAAGCAGGCGATGAGCTCCGGTGAGATGTCCTTGGGGTGCGACGTGACGAAACGGAGCCTGGATATCCCCGGTATCGCGTCTATCTCGCACAGGAGCTCCGAGAAGGAGAGGTCATCACTACCATTGTTATAGGAGTTGACGTTCTGGCCAAGGAGTGTTACCTCCACGATGCCCCGCTCCGCCATTTCGCGGACCTCGGCAAGGACGTCCCCGCTTTTCCTGCTTTCTTCCCGCCCCCGCACGTAGGGCACCACGCAGTAACTGCAAAAGTTGTCGCACCCCTTCATGATGGTCACGTAGCCCTTGACCCCCTTGCGGGTGTTATGGGGCCTGATAAGAAGGGACGGCGAGCGCCCGTTGTCGCCGAACGCGGACGTGCGGATGCGGTCCGCGGCGTTCTTGACCGCCTCGGCTATCAGGTGAATGCTGGAGGGGCCCAGGGAAAAATCGATGAAAGGCAACCGTTCGAATACATTTTCCTTCTCCTGCTGGGCGATGCACCCCGTCACGCCCAGGATGGTCCCCTTTTTCCTGCGCAGATGCTGGAGCCTCCCCATGAGGCTGTAGAACTTCTGCTCCGCTTTTTCCCTGATGCAGCACGTATTGACGATGACGACGTCGGCATCGTCGACGTCCTTCGCCGCCACGTGCCCGTGATCGATGAGGACGGACCCCATCTTCTCCATATCATGGTCATTCATCTGGCAACCGAAATTTTCGATAACAAATTTCATATCAAAAGCTCGTGTTAAGTTTTAAGTGAAAGACAAAGACCATGTCAAGCCTTGAGTGGTTGAGGCCTGACACGGTCTTTGCCTAAAACTTAACACTTAAAACTTAAAACGTTTTTATCCTCTAACCTTGAACTTTGGTTCCAGTTTCTCCATTTTCTTTACGATGCCGCCGTACTCCAGCTCGCTGTAAGGGAGCATTGCCGCGCCGGAGAAGCCCTGCTGTCTGATCTCGGTGGCCTTCCGCGAGACGTTGTTCCTGATGTAGTCCCAGTAGGGATGATCGAAGCAGTCGGCCGCTTCCGTCAGCTTGCCTTCGTGGACGCAGAAGCCCATGGCGGATACGACGGGCGGGCCGTCGAAGTAAGACACACTGGAGTTCATCTTGACGGGCATGAGCGGACCCGTGTGGCTTCCGCGCATGAAGCCGGCAACGTAGTGGCCGATGTTGAAGGGCGCGAGCACCTCGCCCGTGGCGGGGAAGGGACCCTGGCAGCGGACGAGCATGACGGGGTCGTCCTTGCCGGTGTACTTGCCGGCTATGTTGTGGAGCCGGGAGGTGCAGGCGGAAGCGGCGATCTCGCCGGTCTCCCGGGAATAGACCGATTCGACGACGTAGCGTTCGTTGTCCCTGAGGAGGGCGGCTATATCATACAACTCTTCAGGAGCATTGAGCTCGAT is part of the Syntrophorhabdus sp. genome and harbors:
- the miaB gene encoding tRNA (N6-isopentenyl adenosine(37)-C2)-methylthiotransferase MiaB → MKFVIENFGCQMNDHDMEKMGSVLIDHGHVAAKDVDDADVVIVNTCCIREKAEQKFYSLMGRLQHLRRKKGTILGVTGCIAQQEKENVFERLPFIDFSLGPSSIHLIAEAVKNAADRIRTSAFGDNGRSPSLLIRPHNTRKGVKGYVTIMKGCDNFCSYCVVPYVRGREESRKSGDVLAEVREMAERGIVEVTLLGQNVNSYNNGSDDLSFSELLCEIDAIPGISRLRFVTSHPKDISPELIACFGTLKTLCESIHLPFQSGSDRVLALMNRGYTSSEYLARVEALKEQCPGIAFTADCIVGFPGENEGDFEATMRLMETVRFDGVFSFIYSARRSTAAALLPGRVPPAIAHERLSRFQKRQRAITLDSNRAMEGTRVEVLVEGQSKNSTDELSGRTRTGKIVNFRGDPGLVYKLVEVDIIKGYANSLRGELPDTPGR
- a CDS encoding fructose 1,6-bisphosphatase, coding for MKMTLSIIKADIGSIGGHIKPSKKLIKRVIEFVESEGKDLMSDFFVSHTGDDIAILFAHTNGVGFEKLHKLAWDAFLAGTQVAKKQGLYGAGQDLLKDSFSGNVKGMGPAVAEMEFEERPNEPFVMFAADKTDPGAYNLPLYLMFCDPMYNSGLILSPNMAKGFKFVIMDVEHTEGDKVIELNAPEELYDIAALLRDNERYVVESVYSRETGEIAASACTSRLHNIAGKYTGKDDPVMLVRCQGPFPATGEVLAPFNIGHYVAGFMRGSHTGPLMPVKMNSSVSYFDGPPVVSAMGFCVHEGKLTEAADCFDHPYWDYIRNNVSRKATEIRQQGFSGAAMLPYSELEYGGIVKKMEKLEPKFKVRG